The Streptococcus sp. S5 genome contains a region encoding:
- a CDS encoding accessory Sec-dependent serine-rich glycoprotein adhesin → MFFKRSKGDFRETERITRYKLIKSGKNWVRASVSRLGLFRVMRGGVDENIVVQYEASSHSMPADLVKGMVVLGALAGATTVANPVFAEENEMNATVGSEISPSTGVVGQDSFVLGTTSTTDSVSANHSMSESISFSESASDSLSLSQSVSLSESHVVSNSASQSTSEFASSTLSENDAIHVATPETSEKVAEAQNTRSEDQVKRLQVLALDLYTYRAQALEIPGTESAIESGDLALEAIRTGLSNPAIQMDAVESQAKSARNRLANAVLRATSGQRDPRNGNRIDADTSLRAPQYNLGPANNALISVYNSDYINQAYNVVETIPTRNSIKSIGYASGSDRVNGINVPQTSALKNSAVAFNIMGTVGQTEVVTPGKIYNVSFVVTNTARQSVTRTLRIQVLPQNDGIRNPITAVTTATFVNDTTNLAQAEKEKIWEAFKTANPNIATSKDFKSYSVSSSGVVTITYKDNTTNDVTAPVKRLAAPTVETRLLDKAYTQTPVTVTGAEPGSTVVLYNNDDEVGTAVADASGQAIVTPNAPLQTGGVTAKARILYGDHAVYSDASNMVAVTDATRPEVTAKLTVNGVEPKSTPLEGGGKNYTIYAGDDAVVTFTATDDSGKLKEMKVVARADLNDNALNGNFFGGSQYGTGDIAPITGDITATSANPATITTTIHLKDDLYHTYRNTWQRNVAAIDNASNMNRPNGLGEIRITQGRLADRTPGVAPTSTIQVTSLTALTDADKSKVIAAVSAVNPEVANRIKSYTVNSDGTVTITYKDSTTNVVAVKLSDSDHSQSVSNSQSASTKTSQSISQSLSAKQSQSVSAQQSVSLSQSLSSVRSQSLSASLSQSASASVSAQASLSRSQSLSKEVSQSQSASTSQSVSTRKSESVKVSESASASVSGLQSASVSASVSKVVSQSVSSSTSASTSASVSVSQSASASLSQSVSESLSQSTRESASKSVSQSQSESASVSLSESARKSASLSTSVLESQSASTSVSVSTSESVSTSESASASESVSTSESASSSESVSTSESVSTSESASTSESASTSESVSASESVSTSESVSTSESVSVSESVSTSESVSTSESVSTSESVSTSESVSVSESVSVSESLSASESVSTSESVSTSESLSASESVSTSESVSTSESVSTSESASTSESVSTSESASASESVSTSESVSVSESVSASESASVSESASVSESASVSESASVSESVSASESVSTSESVSTSESASTSESVSTSESISTSESLSASESVSTSESVSVSESVSTSESVSTSESVSASESVSTSESVSASESVSTSESVSASESASASESASASESASASESASASESASASESVSTSESVSTSESVSTSESVSTSESASASESVSTSESVSASESASTSESVSTSESVSASESVSTSESVSASESASASEWVSTSESASTSESVSTSESVSTSGSVSTSESISTSESLSASESVSVSESVSTSESVSTSESASTSESVSTSESVSTSESVSTSESISASESVSTSKSVSTSESVSASESVSTSESVSASESVSSSESASTSESVSASESISKSESVSISESVSTSESVSTSESVSTSESVSTSESASASESVSASESVSTSESVSTSESVSTSESISTSESLSASLSTSVSESQSVSASVSVSTSESVSMSESASASESASTSESASTSESASDSESVSASESVSTSESVSTSESASTSESVSASESVSTSVSVSTSESVSTSESASTSESASTSESISISESLSASLSTSVSESQSVSTSESVSTSESVSTSESVSTSESVSTSESVSTSESALTSESVSTSESISTSESLSASLSSSVSESQSVSTSLSVSTSVSASESASLSTSASESTSTSVSTSVSVRQSQSGSTSGSGSYSNSMSQSISHSEALSASESASGSQKHSQSVALPNTGETGSVTSALLGVVTGLAGIAGLTRRKKKGN, encoded by the coding sequence ATGTTTTTTAAACGTTCGAAGGGTGATTTTCGCGAAACGGAACGAATCACACGTTATAAATTAATCAAATCAGGAAAGAATTGGGTACGGGCATCTGTCTCGCGGTTAGGCCTATTTCGTGTCATGCGAGGTGGTGTGGATGAAAACATCGTGGTTCAATACGAAGCATCATCACACTCTATGCCTGCGGATCTGGTCAAAGGGATGGTTGTGCTAGGGGCTCTGGCTGGGGCGACAACGGTTGCCAATCCAGTATTTGCCGAGGAAAATGAAATGAATGCGACTGTTGGGTCTGAAATCAGCCCATCGACCGGTGTGGTTGGACAAGATAGCTTTGTCTTGGGAACGACGTCTACCACAGACTCTGTGTCAGCGAATCACTCCATGAGTGAATCCATCTCATTTTCAGAGTCAGCTAGTGACAGCCTTTCTTTGTCTCAGTCGGTTTCTTTGAGCGAATCACATGTTGTTAGTAATTCAGCGAGTCAGTCCACATCAGAATTTGCTAGTAGCACTCTCTCGGAGAATGATGCTATTCATGTAGCTACTCCTGAAACGAGTGAGAAAGTAGCAGAGGCTCAAAACACTCGCTCGGAAGACCAGGTGAAGCGTCTGCAAGTTTTGGCTTTGGATTTATACACCTATCGTGCGCAGGCTTTGGAAATCCCTGGGACGGAATCTGCTATTGAAAGTGGAGATCTGGCTTTAGAAGCTATTCGTACTGGTTTGTCCAATCCCGCAATTCAAATGGATGCTGTAGAAAGTCAAGCAAAGAGTGCTCGCAATCGCTTGGCCAATGCGGTGCTTCGTGCGACATCTGGCCAACGGGATCCACGTAACGGGAATCGTATAGATGCTGATACCAGTCTCCGTGCACCCCAGTATAATTTAGGGCCAGCCAACAATGCCTTGATTTCTGTTTATAACTCTGATTACATTAATCAGGCTTATAATGTTGTGGAAACCATTCCTACACGAAATAGTATTAAGAGCATTGGCTACGCTTCTGGTAGTGATCGTGTGAATGGCATCAATGTGCCTCAGACGTCGGCCTTGAAAAATAGTGCAGTGGCCTTTAATATCATGGGAACTGTTGGGCAGACAGAGGTCGTAACGCCTGGGAAAATTTATAATGTTTCTTTTGTAGTGACCAATACGGCTAGGCAGTCAGTGACACGAACGCTACGCATTCAGGTTTTGCCGCAAAATGATGGCATTCGTAATCCGATTACGGCTGTGACGACAGCGACTTTTGTCAATGATACTACTAACTTGGCCCAGGCTGAAAAAGAGAAGATTTGGGAAGCGTTTAAGACTGCTAACCCCAATATTGCCACTTCAAAGGACTTTAAATCTTATTCCGTTTCATCATCTGGTGTGGTGACCATTACCTATAAAGATAACACTACAAATGATGTGACGGCTCCAGTGAAGCGACTTGCAGCACCAACTGTTGAAACGAGATTATTGGATAAGGCTTACACACAGACGCCTGTAACGGTGACGGGAGCTGAGCCAGGTTCTACAGTCGTTCTATACAATAATGACGACGAAGTGGGAACAGCTGTGGCAGATGCTTCTGGACAAGCGATCGTAACACCGAATGCTCCCTTGCAAACGGGTGGCGTAACGGCTAAGGCTCGCATTCTGTATGGGGACCATGCAGTTTATTCCGATGCCAGTAACATGGTTGCTGTAACAGATGCCACACGTCCTGAAGTGACGGCTAAGTTGACCGTCAATGGTGTGGAACCGAAATCAACCCCTCTTGAAGGTGGTGGGAAGAATTATACTATTTACGCTGGTGATGATGCGGTTGTGACCTTTACAGCGACGGACGATAGTGGCAAGTTGAAAGAAATGAAAGTCGTTGCACGAGCGGATCTGAACGACAATGCCTTGAACGGGAATTTCTTTGGTGGCAGCCAGTATGGGACAGGTGATATTGCTCCTATCACGGGAGATATTACGGCTACCAGTGCGAACCCTGCAACCATCACAACGACCATTCATTTGAAGGATGACCTTTACCATACCTACCGAAATACATGGCAACGCAACGTCGCGGCTATTGACAATGCCTCCAATATGAACCGTCCAAACGGTTTGGGTGAGATTCGGATTACCCAAGGGCGTCTCGCTGATCGTACGCCAGGTGTGGCGCCGACAAGCACTATTCAGGTGACGAGTCTAACTGCATTGACAGATGCAGATAAGAGCAAGGTGATTGCAGCTGTATCGGCAGTCAACCCAGAGGTGGCCAACCGGATTAAGTCCTATACGGTTAATAGTGATGGTACAGTCACCATTACTTATAAAGATAGTACGACCAATGTTGTAGCTGTGAAATTGTCAGATAGTGATCACAGCCAGTCTGTATCAAACAGTCAGAGTGCATCTACGAAGACTTCGCAATCGATCAGTCAGTCCTTAAGTGCGAAGCAATCACAGAGCGTATCGGCTCAGCAGAGCGTTTCATTGAGCCAGTCACTGAGCTCGGTTCGCTCACAAAGTTTGTCAGCTTCACTAAGCCAATCAGCTTCTGCAAGTGTCTCAGCTCAAGCTAGTTTATCTCGCAGTCAATCGTTGAGCAAGGAGGTTTCTCAATCTCAATCCGCTTCAACGAGTCAATCTGTATCGACAAGAAAATCTGAATCTGTGAAAGTTTCGGAATCAGCATCCGCAAGTGTCAGTGGCTTGCAGTCTGCTTCGGTATCAGCAAGTGTATCCAAAGTGGTTAGCCAGTCTGTCTCAAGTTCGACATCCGCTTCAACGAGCGCCTCTGTTTCAGTGAGTCAGTCAGCATCAGCATCGCTTTCACAGTCGGTATCAGAGTCACTAAGTCAATCGACTCGCGAGTCGGCTTCAAAATCAGTGAGTCAATCGCAGTCTGAGTCTGCATCAGTATCTTTGAGTGAGTCCGCTAGAAAATCAGCATCGTTGAGCACTTCCGTATTGGAGAGCCAATCTGCCTCTACTTCGGTATCGGTTTCTACCTCTGAATCGGTGTCGACATCCGAATCAGCTTCTGCTTCTGAATCAGTTTCGACATCAGAGTCAGCATCTTCATCAGAATCAGTTTCAACCTCTGAGTCAGTCTCAACCTCTGAATCGGCATCGACATCAGAATCGGCATCAACCTCAGAGTCAGTCTCAGCGTCTGAATCAGTGTCTACGTCTGAATCGGTGTCAACATCCGAGTCGGTTTCTGTATCTGAATCAGTGTCTACGTCTGAATCAGTGTCTACGTCTGAATCAGTTTCAACATCCGAGTCCGTTTCGACTTCTGAATCGGTTTCTGTATCAGAATCAGTATCGGTGTCTGAGTCATTGTCAGCATCTGAGTCAGTATCAACGTCTGAATCGGTGTCGACTTCAGAGTCATTGTCAGCGTCTGAATCAGTTTCAACATCTGAATCAGTTTCAACATCTGAATCAGTCTCAACATCCGAGTCAGCATCTACATCAGAATCTGTATCAACGTCTGAGTCAGCATCTGCGTCCGAGTCAGTATCAACGTCTGAATCGGTTTCTGTATCAGAATCAGTGTCAGCCTCTGAGTCAGCATCAGTCTCTGAGTCAGCATCAGTCTCTGAGTCAGCATCAGTCTCTGAGTCAGCATCAGTCTCTGAGTCAGTTTCAGCCTCTGAATCGGTATCGACGTCTGAGTCGGTCTCAACGTCCGAATCTGCATCAACATCCGAATCAGTCTCTACGTCTGAATCAATCTCGACATCTGAATCATTGTCGGCGTCTGAATCAGTATCAACGTCCGAATCGGTTTCTGTATCTGAATCAGTATCAACATCCGAATCAGTCTCAACCTCTGAGTCAGTCTCAGCGTCCGAATCAGTATCAACATCCGAATCAGTTTCAGCGTCTGAGTCAGTATCAACGTCCGAATCAGTTTCTGCATCTGAGTCAGCGTCAGCCTCTGAATCAGCTTCTGCGTCTGAGTCAGCGTCAGCTTCTGAATCAGCTTCTGCGTCTGAGTCAGCGTCAGCTTCTGAATCAGTGTCAACTTCTGAATCAGTGTCTACGTCTGAATCGGTGTCGACATCCGAGTCAGTCTCAACGTCCGAATCAGCCTCTGCTTCAGAATCAGTCTCAACCTCTGAATCAGTTTCAGCATCCGAGTCAGCATCAACGTCTGAGTCGGTATCGACATCCGAGTCAGTTTCAGCATCAGAATCAGTTTCAACCTCAGAATCAGTTTCAGCATCCGAGTCAGCGTCAGCTTCCGAGTGGGTTTCAACGTCCGAATCTGCATCTACATCCGAATCAGTATCAACATCTGAATCAGTATCAACATCCGGATCAGTCTCTACGTCTGAATCAATCTCGACATCTGAATCATTGTCAGCGTCTGAATCGGTTTCTGTATCTGAATCAGTATCAACATCCGAATCAGTCTCGACATCAGAGTCAGCATCTACCTCAGAATCAGTTTCAACCTCTGAGTCAGTTTCTACATCCGAGTCTGTCTCAACATCTGAGTCAATTTCAGCTTCTGAGTCGGTTTCAACATCCAAATCAGTGTCTACTTCTGAATCAGTATCTGCGTCTGAGTCAGTTTCAACCTCTGAATCAGTCTCGGCATCAGAGTCAGTTTCATCGTCTGAGTCAGCATCTACGTCTGAGTCGGTTTCAGCGTCAGAATCAATCTCGAAATCTGAGTCAGTGTCTATTTCTGAATCAGTCTCGACGTCAGAGTCAGTATCAACATCCGAGTCAGTGTCAACATCCGAGTCAGTATCAACATCCGAATCAGCTTCTGCGTCTGAGTCAGTATCAGCGTCTGAATCAGTGTCTACTTCTGAATCAGTTTCTACCTCTGAGTCAGTATCTACGTCTGAATCAATCTCGACCTCTGAATCATTGTCAGCATCGTTGAGCACCTCAGTATCTGAAAGTCAGTCAGTCTCTGCTTCGGTGTCAGTTTCGACTTCAGAGTCGGTTTCAATGTCAGAATCAGCCTCTGCGTCCGAGTCAGCGTCAACTTCTGAATCAGCATCAACCTCTGAGTCAGCATCAGATTCCGAGTCAGTCTCAGCCTCAGAATCAGTATCTACATCTGAATCAGTGTCGACATCCGAGTCAGCATCAACCTCGGAATCAGTATCTGCTTCTGAATCAGTATCAACGTCGGTATCGGTTTCTACATCAGAATCAGTATCAACATCAGAATCAGCATCAACGTCTGAATCAGCATCAACGTCTGAATCAATCTCGATATCTGAATCATTGTCAGCATCGTTGAGCACCTCAGTATCAGAAAGTCAGTCAGTTTCGACTTCAGAGTCAGTATCTACATCAGAATCTGTCTCAACGTCCGAATCAGTGTCTACCTCTGAATCGGTGTCTACATCAGAATCAGTTTCAACTTCAGAATCAGCGTTAACTTCAGAATCAGTGTCTACGTCTGAATCAATCTCGACATCTGAATCATTGTCAGCCTCGTTGAGCAGTTCAGTATCAGAAAGCCAGTCAGTCTCTACTTCGCTTTCAGTTTCGACATCAGTCTCTGCATCTGAGTCAGCATCATTGAGTACCTCTGCATCTGAATCAACTTCAACATCAGTAAGTACTTCAGTTTCAGTGAGACAATCACAATCAGGATCAACATCTGGTAGCGGTTCATACTCTAACTCAATGAGCCAATCAATTTCTCATTCAGAGGCATTGTCTGCATCAGAATCAGCAAGTGGTTCACAAAAACACAGCCAATCTGTGGCGCTTCCGAATACTGGTGAAACAGGATCTGTAACATCAGCTCTTCTTGGGGTAGTTACAGGGTTAGCTGGAATTGCTGGACTTACCCGACGTAAAAAGAAGGGGAACTGA
- a CDS encoding accessory Sec-dependent serine-rich glycoprotein adhesin, translating to MQFKRSKGNFRETDRVVRFKLIKSGKNWLRASTAALGLFRVVRGQVEETIIANVQQDQIESQKHNQAFLKGLITVGAVFGGAVIATTAKAEDATSLAPTVSETKEETLAEVDSVVLGNTSTQSSESSSVSGSTSLSTSVSASASISESTSLSLSEVGSTALSTALSESAQAQESEMVIEQPTSLEEAVVLEQNTSEAELLQEIAGNYASKMTDTERRAVVEAVINRVQAEVAASNNLIHTNASAQAYADQRDRLEKAVDEMMTTLTAAGFVGNTNVDGKPAISAQLAPIAEVAKSSSKDLEITPNMDDRNGASVEDAPLTATDVAKDPHIDKRYVNQTPEEIAAYKKDTDATRYTFGIWDFVNKTGESLGYYATLSVNRTDTDPNTHVGNDVYFRIVKKSDGSEIFSQTFSANVIGGTQFQLPNEVLIKKAPLGNMFAYSKADDGKPGNVYLGTYASPETSFLVRDVYDVMNPSKQGELLTSRAEIKVPSMWGQQSTFYKVVDPAGKWVDGEYTPTGKEAVLAEYTQYGIEGQHYTASNARDIAGYVQVPVVNSAQKATTGIFDNSTVGTRRVELYGNTREHFIRSEVVTTSQNGDYILRYYVLDPSKVYNVSNLDVGNEPIFDKYTLVYEKEIKQDALDALSDLGGTSKVESKNKDYFLNVTPKRVDDRHFELEITGWFSAKETVTYTDENTGTEYTVPKPFTDLPKSAFLSNNQTMIVGKDATPQGAEGFSNFKQTIQKMVVSNPLTSVNYYYRKMTSSESASQSQSFSASTSASLVSDSISSSQSVSTSESNSLVQESISTSQSESLIQESVSASQSDSLVQESISASQSDSLIQASVSASQSESLVKESVSVSQSESLVRESVSASQSESLVQASVSASQSDSLIKESVSASQSESLVQASVSASQSESLVKESVSVSQSDSLVQASVSASQSESLVQESVSASQSDSLVQTSVSASQSDSLVKESVSASQSDSLVQASVSSSQSESLVQSSVSVSQSESLLQESVSASQSDSLVQESVSSSQSESLVQESISASQSDSQSKAASASKSESEKASKSVSLSQSVSLSNLVSRSISVSQSQSTSAVGSEEVVSQLISLSQSISMSKKLSESVSLSQSESLLQESVSASQSDSLIQASVSSSQSESLVQASVSASQSDSLVQTSVSASQSESLVQESVSASQSESLIKESVSDSQSDSLVQASVSASQSESLIKESVSASQSESLVQESVSASESNSLTQESISASQSESLVQESVSASESNSLAQESISASQSDSLAQSSVSASQSESLVQASVSASQSESLVQASVSASQSESLIQESVSASQSDSLVQESVSASQSESLVKESVSASQSESLVQESVSVSQSQSTSDVESKSQITESMSFSRSDSMSQSESQVSTDLQSTSLSQSESLVRESVSASESESLVQESVSSSQSDSLVQESISASQSDSLVQASVSASQSESLVQALVSASQSESLVQESVSASQSQSTSDVGSKSQITESMSFSRSDSMSQSESQVSTDLQSTSLSQSDSLVQESVSTSESNSLSQESISASQSESLVQESVSASQSDSLVQASVSASQSDSLVQESVSASQSDSLVQASASTSESASTSHVVAASQVSESGSFSRSVSESLSASQWTSHSESLASTSVSKSDSYSQSTSLLSASESASTSMPVSEFPLTSVSDSISASSTESQSLSQEISEWISVSYASSFSAVTSSSESVVSSLDTSYSESPSDASSLSATRSSGPALPETGAHPSSNILATGASILLSGLALLGIRKKDGK from the coding sequence ATGCAATTTAAGCGTTCAAAAGGAAACTTTCGTGAAACAGATCGTGTCGTACGCTTCAAATTAATTAAATCAGGAAAAAATTGGCTTCGAGCATCAACAGCTGCTCTAGGCCTCTTTCGCGTGGTGCGTGGGCAAGTGGAGGAGACCATCATTGCCAACGTACAGCAAGATCAAATAGAAAGTCAAAAGCATAACCAAGCCTTCTTAAAGGGTTTGATTACGGTAGGGGCTGTTTTTGGTGGTGCTGTGATTGCTACGACTGCTAAGGCGGAGGATGCAACATCACTTGCACCAACGGTTTCTGAGACAAAAGAGGAAACCTTGGCAGAAGTGGATAGTGTGGTCTTAGGAAATACCTCTACCCAGTCTTCAGAATCCAGCTCTGTTTCAGGATCAACCAGCCTTTCTACATCTGTGAGTGCGTCTGCTTCGATCAGTGAATCCACCTCTTTGTCCTTGAGCGAAGTTGGATCAACTGCATTATCAACGGCACTTAGCGAGTCTGCCCAAGCTCAAGAGTCAGAAATGGTTATTGAGCAGCCGACTAGTTTAGAAGAAGCTGTTGTTTTGGAACAAAATACTTCTGAAGCTGAATTGCTCCAAGAAATTGCAGGAAACTATGCATCTAAAATGACGGACACTGAGCGTCGAGCAGTGGTCGAAGCGGTCATTAACAGAGTGCAGGCTGAAGTGGCTGCAAGCAATAACTTGATCCATACCAATGCCAGTGCGCAAGCTTATGCTGACCAGCGCGATCGTTTGGAGAAAGCTGTCGATGAGATGATGACGACCTTGACAGCTGCAGGTTTTGTGGGAAATACAAATGTAGATGGGAAACCTGCGATCTCTGCTCAGTTGGCTCCCATTGCTGAGGTGGCTAAGAGTAGTAGCAAAGATCTAGAGATTACACCAAACATGGATGATCGCAACGGTGCTAGTGTTGAAGATGCCCCTCTAACAGCTACAGATGTTGCCAAAGATCCTCATATCGATAAGCGCTATGTTAACCAAACACCTGAAGAAATTGCTGCTTATAAGAAGGATACGGATGCGACTCGCTATACCTTTGGGATTTGGGATTTTGTTAATAAAACAGGAGAATCACTCGGCTATTATGCGACCTTGTCTGTCAATCGTACCGATACCGATCCGAATACCCATGTGGGAAATGATGTATATTTCCGTATTGTAAAAAAATCAGATGGTTCTGAGATTTTCTCTCAAACCTTCTCTGCAAATGTCATTGGGGGCACGCAGTTCCAACTACCTAACGAAGTATTGATTAAGAAAGCTCCTTTGGGGAATATGTTTGCCTATAGCAAGGCTGATGATGGGAAACCTGGGAATGTTTATCTAGGTACCTACGCTAGTCCTGAGACAAGTTTCCTTGTACGAGATGTATACGATGTGATGAACCCTTCGAAACAAGGGGAACTATTGACTTCGAGAGCTGAAATCAAAGTTCCATCTATGTGGGGGCAACAGTCGACTTTCTACAAAGTGGTAGATCCAGCAGGCAAATGGGTCGATGGGGAATACACGCCAACTGGGAAAGAAGCAGTCTTAGCAGAGTATACCCAATACGGGATTGAAGGTCAGCATTATACGGCCTCCAATGCTCGTGATATTGCAGGATATGTCCAGGTTCCGGTAGTGAACTCGGCTCAAAAAGCAACAACGGGGATCTTTGACAATAGTACGGTTGGCACACGCCGAGTGGAATTATACGGGAATACGCGTGAGCATTTCATAAGAAGTGAAGTTGTTACAACCAGTCAAAACGGTGACTACATCCTTCGTTACTACGTTCTGGATCCTTCCAAAGTCTATAACGTTTCGAATCTCGATGTCGGGAATGAGCCGATATTTGACAAGTATACCCTTGTTTATGAAAAAGAGATTAAACAAGATGCTTTAGATGCCCTTTCTGATTTAGGTGGAACGAGTAAAGTTGAAAGTAAGAACAAAGATTATTTCTTGAATGTTACGCCAAAACGAGTGGATGATCGTCATTTTGAGTTGGAGATCACCGGATGGTTTTCGGCTAAGGAAACTGTCACCTATACTGATGAAAATACAGGAACAGAATATACAGTTCCAAAACCATTCACAGATCTTCCAAAATCAGCTTTCCTAAGTAACAATCAGACTATGATCGTTGGGAAAGATGCGACACCTCAAGGAGCAGAAGGCTTTTCTAACTTTAAACAAACCATTCAAAAAATGGTGGTTTCAAATCCACTGACGAGCGTGAACTATTATTATCGGAAAATGACGTCGTCAGAATCTGCATCGCAGTCTCAAAGTTTCTCAGCTTCAACGTCAGCATCTCTAGTTTCAGATTCAATTTCATCGTCTCAATCTGTATCGACAAGTGAATCCAACTCGTTGGTTCAAGAATCGATCTCCACAAGTCAGTCAGAGTCGTTGATTCAAGAGTCCGTTTCAGCGAGTCAATCAGATTCGCTAGTTCAAGAGTCGATTTCAGCCAGTCAATCAGACTCGTTGATTCAAGCCTCAGTCTCCGCTAGCCAATCAGAGTCACTGGTTAAAGAATCAGTTTCTGTCAGTCAATCAGAATCCTTGGTTCGAGAGTCAGTTTCAGCTAGTCAGTCAGAGTCACTGGTACAAGCCTCCGTATCTGCCAGTCAGTCAGATTCATTGATTAAAGAATCAGTTTCAGCTAGTCAGTCAGAGTCACTGGTACAAGCCTCCGTATCTGCAAGTCAATCAGAGTCGCTGGTTAAAGAATCAGTATCCGTCAGTCAATCAGACTCGTTGGTTCAGGCATCAGTTTCAGCCAGCCAGTCGGAGTCGTTGGTTCAGGAATCTGTATCCGCCAGTCAGTCAGATTCCTTGGTTCAGACATCTGTATCGGCCAGCCAGTCCGATTCGCTGGTTAAAGAATCAGTTTCTGCGAGTCAATCAGACTCGCTGGTTCAGGCATCTGTATCGTCTAGCCAATCAGAATCCTTGGTTCAATCGTCGGTTTCAGTAAGTCAGTCAGAGTCTTTGCTTCAGGAATCCGTTTCGGCCAGCCAGTCTGATTCGTTGGTTCAAGAATCAGTTTCTTCAAGCCAATCTGAGTCGCTGGTTCAAGAGTCGATTTCAGCGAGTCAATCCGACTCACAATCAAAAGCAGCATCAGCATCTAAGAGTGAGTCTGAAAAAGCCTCGAAATCTGTTTCGTTGAGTCAGTCGGTATCCTTATCTAATTTAGTATCTAGATCAATTTCTGTGTCTCAATCGCAGTCAACATCGGCGGTTGGATCGGAGGAAGTGGTTTCTCAACTGATTTCCTTGTCACAATCTATTTCGATGAGCAAAAAGCTGTCAGAATCCGTTTCGTTGAGTCAGTCAGAGTCTTTGCTTCAGGAATCCGTATCGGCAAGCCAGTCAGATTCCTTGATTCAGGCATCTGTATCGTCTAGCCAATCAGAATCCCTGGTTCAAGCGTCAGTTTCTGCAAGCCAATCCGACTCGTTGGTTCAAACATCGGTATCGGCCAGTCAGTCTGAATCGTTGGTTCAGGAATCGGTTTCCGCAAGTCAGTCAGAGTCCTTGATTAAAGAATCTGTATCCGACAGTCAATCAGACTCGCTGGTTCAGGCATCTGTATCGGCCAGCCAGTCCGAGTCCTTGATTAAAGAATCTGTATCCGCAAGTCAATCAGAATCCTTGGTTCAAGAGTCCGTTTCGGCAAGTGAATCAAATTCATTGACTCAAGAATCGATCTCAGCAAGTCAATCAGAGTCGTTGGTTCAAGAGTCCGTTTCGGCAAGTGAATCGAATTCATTGGCTCAAGAATCGATCTCAGCAAGCCAATCAGATTCTTTGGCTCAATCGTCTGTTTCAGCCAGTCAGTCCGAGTCGTTGGTTCAAGCCTCAGTATCGGCTAGCCAATCCGAGTCGTTGGTTCAGGCATCGGTATCAGCGAGTCAATCAGAGTCATTGATTCAGGAATCTGTATCGGCCAGTCAATCCGATTCCTTGGTTCAGGAGTCTGTATCAGCTAGCCAATCCGAATCCTTGGTTAAAGAATCAGTCTCAGCTAGCCAGTCTGAGTCGTTAGTACAAGAATCAGTTTCAGTAAGTCAATCACAATCTACTTCTGATGTCGAATCCAAGTCTCAAATTACAGAATCTATGTCCTTTTCTCGTTCTGATTCAATGAGTCAGTCGGAATCGCAAGTATCGACTGATTTGCAATCAACATCATTGAGTCAATCAGAATCGTTGGTGCGAGAGTCAGTTTCTGCGAGTGAATCGGAATCCTTGGTTCAAGAATCAGTTTCTTCAAGCCAATCCGATTCGCTGGTACAAGAGTCGATTTCAGCCAGCCAATCCGATTCGCTGGTTCAAGCATCTGTATCTGCCAGCCAGTCAGAGTCGTTGGTTCAAGCCTTAGTATCGGCTAGCCAATCCGAGTCCTTGGTTCAGGAATCTGTATCTGCCAGTCAATCACAATCTACTTCTGATGTCGGATCTAAGTCTCAAATTACAGAATCTATGTCCTTTTCTCGTTCTGATTCAATGAGTCAGTCGGAATCGCAAGTATCGACTGATTTGCAATCAACATCATTGAGTCAATCAGACTCGTTGGTTCAGGAATCAGTTTCAACAAGTGAATCGAATTCATTGTCTCAAGAATCGATCTCAGCAAGCCAATCAGAATCCTTGGTTCAGGAATCCGTTTCAGCGAGTCAATCCGATTCACTGGTACAAGCGTCGGTTTCAGCTAGCCAATCCGACTCGCTGGTACAAGAATCAGTCTCAGCAAGTCAATCAGATTCATTAGTTCAAGCTTCTGCTTCGACAAGCGAATCGGCTTCAACTTCTCATGTCGTAGCTGCATCGCAGGTTTCAGAGTCTGGATCGTTCTCTCGATCCGTTTCTGAGAGTCTATCTGCTTCACAATGGACATCCCATTCAGAATCTCTAGCATCAACATCTGTTTCAAAATCAGACTCCTATAGCCAATCAACTTCGCTCCTTTCAGCAAGCGAATCGGCTTCAACGTCCATGCCAGTATCTGAATTTCCTTTGACGAGTGTTTCAGATTCTATAAGCGCATCATCAACAGAGAGTCAATCCTTATCGCAGGAAATTTCTGAATGGATCAGTGTGTCTTATGCGTCAAGTTTCTCTGCTGTGACAAGTTCTTCGGAGTCTGTCGTGTCTTCGTTAGACACCTCTTACTCAGAATCTCCATCAGATGCAAGCTCGCTAAGTGCGACACGTTCTTCAGGACCTGCTCTTCCAGAGACAGGTGCCCATCCTTCATCTAATATTCTTGCTACAGGAGCTTCCATTCTTCTGTCTGGATTAGCCCTTTTAGGAATTCGGAAAAAAGATGGCAAATAA